The Methylacidimicrobium sp. B4 genome contains a region encoding:
- the trpD gene encoding anthranilate phosphoribosyltransferase, with protein MNSSALGSLVGRPLGREEVERAVALLLDAGVAEEEKIAFLLDLEERGATGGEAAFFAEAFRGRAVPLGFGGHWGGRPLLDCCGTGGGGLNLCNISTGTMFVLAAAGLPVVKHGNRGVSKVSGSADVLEAMGIPIRLSPEAAERSLQELGMAYLHAPDYHPAFLALGPLRKKLAAQGRKTIFHLLGPLLNPARPMAQVVGVFSRAHLTLFEEALRLGGCQRAAVVFGTDAKGRALGELGVEGEAEIRGLALPDGREVLAAFARRRGYVGTRLEEALVGSAQESASRLRAVFQGREKGLVRALLAANAAVGLLAGGSLASFAEALETVEELLDRGIVAERLRSAERLAPELRRASAIWASPGAGRGAPGQRETEKGSGE; from the coding sequence GTGAACTCTTCGGCGCTAGGGAGTCTCGTTGGCCGACCGCTTGGCCGGGAAGAGGTCGAGCGGGCGGTCGCGCTCCTGCTCGACGCGGGGGTCGCGGAGGAAGAGAAGATCGCCTTCCTTCTCGACCTCGAGGAACGCGGAGCGACGGGCGGGGAAGCCGCGTTTTTCGCCGAGGCCTTCCGGGGGCGCGCGGTGCCCCTGGGGTTTGGCGGCCATTGGGGAGGAAGACCTCTTCTAGACTGCTGCGGGACGGGCGGGGGCGGGCTCAACCTCTGCAATATCTCGACTGGGACCATGTTCGTGCTCGCCGCGGCGGGCCTTCCGGTGGTCAAGCATGGCAACCGCGGGGTGAGCAAGGTTTCGGGAAGTGCGGACGTGCTCGAGGCGATGGGGATCCCGATCCGTCTCTCGCCGGAGGCGGCGGAGCGCAGCCTGCAGGAGCTCGGGATGGCCTATCTCCATGCGCCGGATTACCATCCGGCATTCCTGGCGCTGGGACCCCTGCGGAAGAAGCTCGCCGCCCAGGGCCGGAAGACGATCTTTCATCTGCTCGGGCCGCTGCTCAATCCGGCCCGCCCCATGGCGCAGGTGGTCGGGGTCTTTTCCCGCGCCCATCTGACCCTCTTCGAGGAGGCGCTCCGGCTTGGCGGTTGCCAGCGGGCGGCCGTGGTCTTCGGGACCGACGCGAAGGGGCGGGCTCTTGGGGAGCTCGGCGTCGAGGGAGAGGCGGAGATCCGGGGTCTGGCTCTGCCGGACGGCCGGGAGGTGCTGGCCGCCTTCGCGCGGCGCCGGGGCTATGTGGGCACCCGGTTGGAGGAGGCGTTGGTCGGGTCCGCGCAGGAGAGCGCCTCCCGGCTCCGGGCGGTCTTTCAGGGTCGGGAGAAGGGGCTCGTTCGGGCGCTGCTCGCGGCCAACGCCGCGGTGGGGCTGCTCGCCGGGGGGTCTCTTGCCTCGTTCGCCGAAGCGCTCGAGACGGTCGAGGAGCTGCTCGATCGCGGCATCGTGGCGGAGCGGCTCCGGTCGGCCGAACGGCTCGCACCCGAGCTGCGACGCGCCTCGGCGATCTGGGCGAGCCCAGGAGCCGGGAGAGGAGCTCCTGGGCAGCGGGAAACGGAGAAAGGATCGGGCGAATGA
- the carA gene encoding glutamine-hydrolyzing carbamoyl-phosphate synthase small subunit, translating into MALVRGKEAVLVLEDGEVFRGRAAGSEGTVVGEVCFNTAMSGYQEVLTDPSYRGQLVAMTFPEIGNYGVNPFDDQSSRVQVAGFLMRELSERASSWRATATLRDYLTGARVVAADGIDTRRLTLRLREHGVCRGVLSTEPIELAQAVAMARGWSYGERDFVREVTCPQAYAWETHPAAEDSWEKEVNEEGRGATRPPLRLAALDFGIKYATLRLLRRAGFAVRVVPAGTPPEEILASGIDAVFLSNGPGDPAALPSLHRTVRALVGKKPIFGICLGHQLLAFALGGRTFKLKFGHRGANHPVADLVTKMVRITSQNHGYAVDPESLPPGVRVREVSLNDGTCEAMAHEELPIFSVQYHPEAAPGPNDGLGWFSAFRTMAESGRPLHSQGGP; encoded by the coding sequence ATGGCGCTTGTGAGGGGAAAGGAAGCCGTGCTCGTCCTGGAGGATGGGGAGGTCTTTCGCGGACGGGCGGCGGGGAGCGAGGGGACCGTCGTGGGTGAGGTCTGCTTCAATACCGCGATGTCCGGCTATCAGGAGGTGCTGACCGATCCCTCCTACCGGGGCCAGCTGGTCGCCATGACCTTCCCCGAGATCGGCAACTACGGGGTCAACCCCTTTGATGACCAGTCCTCGCGGGTGCAGGTCGCCGGCTTCCTGATGCGGGAGCTTTCCGAACGGGCCAGTAGCTGGCGGGCGACCGCCACCCTTCGGGACTACCTCACCGGGGCGAGGGTGGTCGCCGCCGATGGCATCGACACGCGGCGCTTGACCCTTCGGCTGCGGGAGCACGGGGTCTGCCGCGGGGTTCTCTCGACCGAGCCGATCGAGCTCGCCCAGGCGGTGGCGATGGCACGGGGGTGGAGCTACGGGGAGCGTGACTTCGTGCGGGAGGTGACCTGTCCCCAGGCCTACGCTTGGGAGACCCATCCGGCGGCGGAGGATTCTTGGGAGAAAGAGGTGAACGAGGAGGGAAGGGGGGCCACCCGGCCGCCCCTCCGGCTGGCGGCCCTCGACTTCGGGATCAAGTATGCCACCCTGCGGCTGCTGCGGCGGGCGGGCTTCGCCGTGCGCGTCGTGCCGGCGGGAACGCCGCCCGAGGAGATCCTGGCGAGCGGGATCGACGCGGTCTTTCTTTCCAACGGGCCCGGGGATCCCGCGGCCCTCCCCTCGCTCCACCGGACGGTGCGGGCGCTGGTCGGGAAGAAGCCGATCTTCGGGATCTGCCTCGGCCACCAGCTCCTTGCTTTTGCGCTGGGAGGGAGGACCTTTAAGCTCAAGTTCGGCCATCGCGGAGCCAACCATCCCGTGGCCGACCTGGTCACAAAAATGGTGAGGATCACTTCGCAGAACCATGGCTATGCGGTCGATCCCGAATCGCTGCCTCCAGGCGTCCGCGTTCGGGAGGTGAGCCTCAACGATGGAACCTGCGAGGCGATGGCGCACGAGGAGCTGCCGATTTTTTCGGTCCAGTATCATCCGGAGGCGGCTCCCGGTCCCAATGACGGGCTCGGCTGGTTTTCGGCCTTTCGAACGATGGCCGAAAGTGGGCGCCCGCTCCACTCCCAGGGCGGCCCGTGA
- the aat gene encoding leucyl/phenylalanyl-tRNA--protein transferase, protein MAAIILNLFRIHFPDVSRADPDGLVAVGGDLSVGRLLAGYRSGIFPWTDRPLTWWSPDPRAVFEMDQFHVPRRLSQKLRQGKFSFTVNQAFTEVIRGCARPALGREHTWISPRFIKAYCELHRQGYAHSVEVWQDGELVGGLYGVAIGGFFAGESMFHLVSDASKAALVFTVDRLIERGFRLFDTQVATPTTRQMGAIDISRDEYLERLPDALSGSASFAP, encoded by the coding sequence GTGGCTGCGATCATCCTGAACCTCTTTCGCATCCATTTTCCGGATGTCTCCCGCGCCGATCCCGACGGCCTGGTGGCGGTCGGCGGGGATCTCTCGGTCGGCCGCCTCCTCGCGGGCTACCGGTCGGGCATCTTTCCATGGACGGATCGGCCGCTGACCTGGTGGTCACCCGATCCGCGGGCGGTCTTCGAGATGGATCAGTTCCATGTTCCTCGTCGGCTCTCGCAGAAGCTGCGGCAAGGGAAGTTCTCCTTTACGGTCAACCAGGCCTTCACCGAGGTGATCCGCGGCTGCGCGCGCCCGGCCCTCGGGCGGGAGCACACCTGGATTAGCCCGCGGTTCATCAAGGCCTACTGCGAGCTTCATCGGCAAGGGTATGCCCACAGCGTCGAAGTCTGGCAGGATGGCGAGCTCGTCGGGGGGCTCTACGGCGTGGCGATCGGGGGCTTCTTCGCCGGCGAATCGATGTTCCACCTGGTCTCCGACGCCTCGAAGGCCGCCCTGGTCTTCACGGTCGATCGCCTGATCGAGCGCGGCTTCCGGCTCTTCGACACCCAGGTGGCGACGCCAACCACCCGCCAGATGGGTGCGATCGATATCAGCCGCGACGAGTATCTGGAGCGGCTTCCCGACGCTCTCTCCGGCTCGGCTTCCTTTGCGCCGTAG
- the secA gene encoding preprotein translocase subunit SecA yields the protein MLKKILEMLFGSKNRREVARIWPRVAEINRFEEQLRALPDAEIQQKTVEFRKRLAAGETLEDLLPEAFAVVKNVCRRFTEARKVVEVRGHRISWEMIPFDVQLVGGIVLHQGKIAEMATGEGKTLVGTLPVYLNALTGKGVHVVTVNDYLAARDSEWMGEIYRFLGLTVGCLQQGQSFEERRRQYACDIVYGTNSEFGFDYLRDNSVVTSREEKVQRGHPYAIIDEVDSILIDEARTPLIISGPATVASTGEYERYRGPVARLVQQQMIECARLAEEAQKALAEGRPREEIGRILFKIKLGMPRNKQLLKILEEGEARRMMEDAELALYQDSRRIELYQIKEELFFAIDEKNHEADLSERGRKFLSPDDPDYFAPPDLATLFDAIGKDVALSEEEKERKRQEAQKRYEESSERIHTIAQLLRGYCLYEKDVHYVVQDNKVIIVDEYTGRLMPGRRWSDGLHQAIEAKEGVHIDRETQTLATITIQNYFRLYAKLAGMTGTAATEANELHDIYKLDVVAIPTNRPCVREDMDDSIFKTRRAKYHAIVEKIRELHGKGEPVLVGTISVESSELLSRMLKREGIPHSVLNAKYHQQEAEIVARAGLRGMVTIATNMAGRGTDIKLGEGVHGLGGLFVLGTERHEARRIDLQLRGRCARQGDPGNSKFFISLEDDLMRNFGDSRRIAGLLTRLGMKEDEELEHPWLTKAVATAQKRVEQRNYSIRKHTLQYDDVMNLQREVIYNFRDQILEAEEPRKELFDVLGEVVREEAHARLEGGVADLDGLLGWANATFPVGMRKEDLGDGDPEAAAQKILERVQQSYELKVKYEDPASLQELERITALSAIDRLWQEHLYAMDGLRGGIGLRAYGQKDPLIEYKQEAYALFQDLMGRIKREIVQNLFRSASSVLAFERFLSSLPQQLVRPDLSDGEAGAAPEPKGAAPEAEAAHHDHPIVPISRSGPKMGRNDPCPLDPTKKFKNCCGALGEKTCIKVSLLAGQSFPPPRGKGEKKKS from the coding sequence ATGTTGAAGAAGATCCTGGAGATGCTCTTCGGTTCGAAGAACCGGAGGGAGGTGGCGCGGATCTGGCCGCGCGTGGCGGAGATCAATCGCTTCGAAGAGCAGTTGCGTGCTCTGCCCGACGCGGAGATCCAGCAGAAGACGGTCGAGTTCCGGAAGCGGCTCGCTGCGGGAGAGACGCTCGAGGACTTGCTGCCGGAGGCTTTTGCGGTCGTGAAGAACGTCTGCCGCCGCTTCACCGAGGCTCGGAAGGTAGTCGAGGTGCGGGGCCACAGGATCTCCTGGGAGATGATCCCCTTTGATGTGCAGCTGGTCGGCGGGATCGTCCTGCACCAAGGGAAGATCGCGGAGATGGCGACCGGCGAGGGGAAGACCCTGGTGGGAACCCTTCCCGTCTACTTGAACGCCCTGACCGGGAAGGGTGTCCACGTCGTGACGGTCAACGACTACCTGGCGGCGCGCGACAGCGAGTGGATGGGCGAGATCTATCGCTTTCTCGGCCTCACCGTCGGCTGCCTGCAGCAGGGACAGTCCTTCGAGGAGCGGAGGCGGCAGTATGCTTGCGACATCGTCTATGGGACCAACAGCGAGTTTGGCTTCGACTACCTGCGCGACAACAGCGTCGTGACGAGCCGGGAGGAGAAGGTCCAGCGGGGCCATCCCTACGCCATCATCGACGAGGTCGACAGCATCCTGATCGACGAGGCCCGCACCCCTTTGATCATCTCGGGCCCGGCGACCGTCGCCTCGACCGGGGAGTACGAGCGCTACCGGGGTCCGGTCGCGCGCCTGGTGCAGCAACAGATGATCGAGTGCGCCCGGCTCGCCGAGGAGGCGCAAAAAGCCTTGGCCGAAGGCCGCCCCCGGGAGGAGATCGGTCGGATCCTCTTCAAGATCAAGCTCGGGATGCCGCGCAACAAGCAGCTTCTCAAGATCCTGGAAGAGGGAGAAGCCCGCCGGATGATGGAGGATGCGGAGCTGGCTCTCTATCAGGACTCCCGGCGCATCGAGCTCTACCAGATCAAGGAGGAGCTCTTCTTTGCGATCGACGAAAAGAACCACGAGGCCGATTTGAGCGAGCGCGGGCGGAAGTTCCTGAGCCCGGACGACCCCGACTATTTCGCCCCGCCGGATCTCGCCACGCTCTTCGACGCGATCGGGAAGGATGTGGCGCTCAGCGAGGAAGAGAAGGAGCGAAAGCGCCAGGAGGCTCAGAAGCGGTACGAAGAATCGAGCGAGCGGATCCACACGATCGCCCAGCTCCTGCGCGGATACTGCCTCTACGAGAAGGACGTTCACTACGTCGTCCAGGACAACAAGGTGATCATCGTGGACGAGTATACCGGGAGGCTGATGCCGGGCCGCCGCTGGAGCGACGGTCTCCACCAGGCGATCGAGGCGAAGGAGGGCGTCCACATCGACCGGGAGACGCAGACCCTTGCGACGATTACCATCCAGAACTACTTCCGGCTCTATGCCAAGCTCGCCGGGATGACGGGAACCGCGGCGACCGAGGCCAACGAGCTCCACGATATCTACAAGCTCGACGTGGTGGCGATCCCGACCAATCGTCCCTGCGTTCGGGAGGATATGGACGATAGCATCTTCAAGACGCGGCGGGCAAAATACCATGCGATCGTGGAGAAGATCCGGGAGCTCCACGGAAAAGGGGAGCCGGTCCTGGTCGGAACGATCTCGGTCGAGTCCTCCGAGCTCCTGAGCCGGATGCTCAAGCGGGAGGGGATCCCTCACAGCGTGCTCAACGCGAAATACCACCAGCAGGAGGCCGAGATCGTCGCTCGGGCGGGCCTGCGGGGAATGGTGACCATCGCCACGAACATGGCGGGAAGAGGAACCGACATCAAGCTCGGGGAGGGGGTGCACGGTTTGGGAGGGCTCTTCGTCCTCGGAACCGAGCGGCATGAGGCCCGACGCATCGACCTCCAGCTCCGGGGACGCTGCGCCCGTCAGGGGGATCCCGGGAACTCGAAGTTCTTCATTTCCCTGGAAGATGATCTCATGCGCAACTTCGGTGACTCCCGCCGGATCGCCGGCCTGTTGACTCGCCTGGGGATGAAGGAGGACGAGGAGCTCGAGCATCCCTGGCTCACGAAGGCGGTGGCCACCGCCCAGAAGCGGGTCGAGCAGCGCAACTACAGCATTCGGAAGCACACCCTCCAGTATGACGATGTGATGAACCTCCAGCGGGAGGTGATCTACAACTTCCGCGACCAGATCCTGGAGGCCGAGGAGCCGCGAAAGGAGCTCTTCGATGTTCTGGGCGAGGTCGTGCGGGAGGAGGCGCACGCGCGGCTGGAAGGCGGGGTGGCCGATCTCGACGGGCTGCTCGGATGGGCGAACGCCACCTTCCCGGTGGGGATGCGCAAGGAGGACCTGGGTGATGGCGATCCCGAGGCTGCCGCGCAGAAGATCCTCGAACGGGTCCAGCAGTCCTACGAGCTCAAGGTGAAGTACGAAGATCCCGCATCGCTCCAGGAGCTTGAGCGGATCACGGCCCTGTCCGCGATCGATCGCCTCTGGCAGGAGCATCTCTACGCGATGGACGGGCTGCGGGGCGGGATCGGTCTGCGCGCCTACGGCCAGAAGGATCCGCTGATCGAGTACAAGCAGGAGGCCTATGCTCTCTTTCAGGATCTGATGGGGAGGATCAAGCGGGAGATCGTCCAGAATCTCTTCCGGTCGGCGTCGAGCGTGCTCGCCTTCGAGCGCTTCCTCTCGTCTTTGCCGCAGCAGCTGGTGCGGCCCGACCTTTCGGACGGCGAGGCAGGGGCCGCTCCCGAGCCGAAGGGTGCGGCACCGGAGGCGGAAGCGGCGCACCACGACCATCCGATCGTGCCGATCAGCCGCAGCGGTCCCAAGATGGGTCGCAACGACCCCTGCCCGCTCGATCCGACGAAGAAGTTCAAGAACTGCTGCGGCGCCCTGGGAGAGAAGACCTGCATCAAGGTCTCTCTTCTTGCGGGTCAGTCCTTTCCTCCGCCGCGCGGGAAGGGCGAGAAGAAGAAGTCCTGA
- a CDS encoding helix-turn-helix transcriptional regulator: protein MRTSQAVEVLAALGQETRLDIFRLLIQAGPAGLPAGEIAARLKVPLATLSFHLQHLRHARLASSRKRGKLVLYSPNFATVDRLISYLLRDCCGRPSVARELCGEAVRRPKAGANPGASAGSPSP, encoded by the coding sequence ATGAGAACGAGTCAAGCGGTCGAAGTGCTCGCAGCGCTCGGGCAGGAGACGCGGCTCGACATCTTCCGGCTGCTGATCCAAGCGGGCCCTGCCGGGCTGCCGGCCGGGGAGATCGCGGCTCGGCTCAAGGTTCCGCTGGCTACCCTCTCCTTCCACCTCCAGCATCTGAGGCATGCGCGGCTGGCGAGCTCGCGAAAGCGGGGGAAGCTGGTGCTCTACTCTCCCAACTTCGCGACCGTCGACCGGCTGATCAGCTATCTGCTCCGCGACTGCTGTGGCCGGCCGAGCGTGGCGCGGGAGCTCTGCGGGGAGGCAGTCCGCCGGCCCAAGGCCGGCGCCAACCCGGGTGCGAGCGCGGGCTCCCCAAGCCCGTGA
- a CDS encoding competence/damage-inducible protein A, translating into MTVELVSTGTELLLGEVTEAHLAFVGRELRTLGLRLERQTVVPDGAVVRRVLEDALFRSDVVLVTGGLGVTSDDNTREAAAEAIGRELEFQEAVDARIRAFCAAKGIAALPETIRRQAMVPKGAQILWNSVGTAPGLFVQKGRLAMFLLPGPPRELVPMWRAAVVPWLRARAEGQVFLWRSWWSVGLGEWEVQERVEEGLRALGIREIGYCERAGEVELRIGHSEASVLDQAEALVKKRLGSALFGEDGTTLEAAVVGLATRSGKTIATAESCTGGLVSHRLTDVPGSSEAFTFGWIAYANEAKVAELGVDRELLAAHGAVSAAVAEAMALGASRRSGADLAVAVTGIAGPAGGTAEKPVGLVWFGLATKEKVHSFRKTFPGDRSMVKRLASQAALDALRQALLAGGELAL; encoded by the coding sequence ATGACCGTCGAACTGGTGAGCACCGGAACCGAGCTCCTGTTGGGCGAGGTGACGGAGGCGCATCTGGCATTTGTGGGGAGGGAGCTCCGGACGCTTGGGCTGCGGCTGGAGCGGCAGACGGTCGTGCCCGACGGCGCGGTCGTTCGGCGCGTCCTCGAGGACGCCCTCTTTCGTTCTGATGTCGTGCTGGTGACGGGGGGCTTGGGAGTCACCTCGGACGATAACACGCGGGAGGCGGCGGCAGAGGCGATCGGCCGGGAGCTCGAGTTCCAGGAGGCGGTCGATGCGCGGATCCGCGCTTTTTGCGCCGCCAAGGGGATCGCGGCACTCCCGGAGACCATCCGACGGCAGGCGATGGTTCCCAAGGGAGCGCAGATCCTCTGGAACTCCGTCGGAACGGCCCCGGGCCTTTTTGTCCAGAAAGGAAGGCTGGCGATGTTTCTCCTGCCCGGTCCACCCCGGGAGCTTGTGCCGATGTGGCGCGCGGCGGTCGTCCCTTGGCTCCGCGCCCGCGCCGAGGGGCAGGTGTTTCTCTGGCGCTCCTGGTGGAGCGTCGGCTTGGGAGAATGGGAGGTGCAGGAGCGGGTCGAGGAAGGTTTGCGTGCCCTGGGGATCCGGGAGATCGGCTACTGCGAGCGAGCGGGAGAGGTGGAGCTTCGGATCGGCCATTCCGAGGCATCGGTCCTGGATCAGGCGGAAGCCCTGGTCAAGAAGCGGCTCGGCTCGGCCCTCTTTGGAGAAGATGGAACGACCCTGGAAGCGGCGGTAGTCGGGCTGGCGACTCGTTCCGGAAAGACGATCGCAACGGCGGAGTCATGCACCGGAGGGCTCGTGAGCCATCGGTTGACCGACGTGCCGGGGAGCTCCGAGGCCTTCACTTTCGGCTGGATCGCCTATGCGAACGAGGCAAAAGTAGCGGAGCTGGGAGTCGATCGGGAGCTGCTTGCGGCCCATGGAGCGGTGAGCGCTGCGGTCGCCGAGGCGATGGCCCTCGGAGCCTCGCGGCGGAGCGGGGCCGACTTGGCGGTTGCGGTAACCGGGATCGCCGGACCCGCGGGAGGCACGGCAGAAAAGCCCGTCGGGCTGGTCTGGTTCGGGTTGGCGACCAAGGAAAAGGTCCATTCCTTCCGGAAAACCTTTCCGGGGGATCGGAGCATGGTGAAGCGGCTTGCCTCTCAGGCCGCCCTCGACGCGCTCCGCCAAGCCCTCCTGGCCGGGGGTGAGCTTGCGCTGTGA
- a CDS encoding dihydroorotase produces MSGFYRLSGGRILDPSRGRDEVGDLFVAGGRIVDPASLPVETRWESIDASGRIVAPGLIDIHVHLREPGEPQKETFASGTRAAAAGGFTAVVAMPNTRPPADQPNTIGWIRERAREQGVVRVYPTGCLSEGRTGEKLAPLGSLRAAGVVALTDDGSCIQDAGLMRRVMEYAAMLDLPVLEHCEESSVSAGGVMHEGYWSAVLGLRGWPSLAEELIVSRDLLLAERTGARLHCQHLSSAGSVRLIREAKRRGVAVSAEVTPHHLALTDGDLARYDTHCKMNPPLGSEADREALLEGIIDGAIDLIASDHAPHCSFEKEVEFDRAPFGIVGLETTLAVAAETLVKPKLLDWPGLIARLSTIPARLLGLPGGTLSTGAAADLVVIDPDLRWTVNPQAFQSRGRNTPFSGWEVQGRAMLTMVEGKIVWRL; encoded by the coding sequence GTGAGCGGCTTCTACCGTCTTTCAGGGGGGCGCATCCTCGATCCAAGCCGTGGCCGGGATGAGGTGGGCGACCTCTTTGTCGCCGGCGGGCGGATCGTCGATCCCGCCTCCCTTCCGGTGGAGACGAGGTGGGAATCGATCGACGCCTCCGGCCGGATCGTCGCCCCGGGGCTGATCGACATCCACGTCCACCTGCGGGAGCCGGGGGAGCCCCAGAAGGAGACCTTCGCCTCCGGAACGCGTGCCGCCGCGGCAGGAGGGTTCACGGCGGTCGTGGCGATGCCCAATACCCGTCCTCCCGCCGATCAGCCCAATACGATCGGCTGGATCCGGGAGCGGGCCCGGGAGCAGGGGGTCGTCCGGGTCTACCCGACGGGCTGCCTTTCGGAGGGGAGAACGGGGGAGAAGCTCGCTCCCTTGGGCTCGCTGCGTGCCGCCGGGGTGGTGGCGTTGACCGACGACGGGAGCTGCATCCAGGATGCGGGCCTCATGCGCCGGGTCATGGAATATGCCGCCATGCTCGATCTTCCGGTCCTCGAGCATTGCGAGGAGAGCAGCGTCTCGGCCGGAGGGGTGATGCACGAAGGCTACTGGAGCGCGGTCCTGGGGCTCCGGGGGTGGCCGAGCCTCGCCGAGGAGCTGATCGTAAGCCGGGATCTCCTTCTGGCCGAGCGTACCGGCGCACGGCTCCACTGCCAGCATCTTTCCAGCGCGGGCTCGGTCCGCCTCATCCGCGAAGCCAAGCGGCGCGGGGTGGCCGTTTCGGCCGAGGTCACGCCCCACCACCTGGCCCTGACCGATGGAGATCTCGCCCGCTACGACACCCACTGCAAGATGAATCCCCCGCTCGGCTCCGAGGCCGACCGGGAAGCGCTGCTCGAGGGGATCATCGACGGAGCGATCGACCTGATCGCGAGCGACCATGCTCCCCACTGCTCCTTCGAGAAGGAGGTCGAGTTCGATCGGGCGCCTTTCGGGATCGTGGGGCTCGAGACGACGCTGGCGGTGGCCGCGGAGACGCTCGTGAAGCCCAAGCTGCTCGACTGGCCGGGGCTGATCGCCCGCCTGAGCACGATTCCCGCCCGCCTCCTCGGCCTTCCGGGGGGGACGCTTTCGACCGGAGCCGCGGCCGACCTGGTCGTCATCGATCCCGATCTCCGGTGGACCGTGAATCCGCAGGCGTTCCAATCCCGGGGTCGGAACACACCCTTCTCGGGGTGGGAGGTGCAGGGAAGGGCGATGCTCACGATGGTGGAGGGGAAGATCGTATGGCGCTTGTGA
- a CDS encoding S1C family serine protease, producing the protein MRRQWGKRGSIGLVLLGLLGPALGRAEAPADEPVVQVVQKVLPAVANINAERVVQRQVRDPFELFFGRYYSFSERVRSLGSGVVVAPEGFVLTCAHVVERAVNRAVKVSLSQGNDFQAKVLFEDPVQDLALLKVDAPKPLPSYDIHRLSPNLLGQTVIVLGNPVGYQNSVSKGILSAKGRVIHTEEGQIEGLLQTDAAINPGNSGGPLVDLTGAFVGLSSAKFSGEAIEGIGFAIPGDRVLAWYRKARENAQEGRKAPTATLADFLVRRFGIVAQELTEDLAASFRVAPGSGLLVGSVESGSPAAAAGIQAGMIVAAIGNVPLTELGELPPELARIGAGAKVALTVTLVEQRGPILFQRTQTVEVVAR; encoded by the coding sequence ATGAGACGACAATGGGGGAAGAGAGGATCGATCGGGCTCGTCCTTCTCGGGCTGCTCGGCCCGGCGCTCGGCAGAGCCGAGGCTCCGGCCGACGAGCCGGTCGTCCAGGTCGTCCAGAAGGTGCTTCCGGCCGTGGCGAACATCAACGCTGAACGGGTCGTGCAGCGGCAGGTGCGGGACCCCTTCGAGCTCTTCTTCGGCCGGTACTACTCCTTTTCGGAGCGCGTGCGCAGCCTCGGATCGGGGGTGGTCGTGGCGCCCGAAGGGTTCGTGCTCACCTGCGCCCATGTCGTCGAGCGGGCGGTCAACCGGGCGGTCAAGGTAAGCCTCTCCCAGGGCAACGATTTCCAGGCCAAGGTCCTCTTCGAGGATCCGGTCCAGGATCTGGCGCTCCTCAAGGTGGATGCGCCGAAGCCGCTCCCCTCGTACGACATTCACCGGCTCTCTCCCAATCTTCTGGGCCAGACAGTGATCGTGCTGGGAAACCCGGTCGGCTATCAGAACAGCGTCTCCAAGGGGATCTTGAGCGCCAAAGGCCGGGTGATCCACACGGAGGAGGGCCAGATCGAAGGACTGCTCCAGACTGATGCCGCGATCAATCCGGGCAACAGCGGAGGGCCGCTGGTCGATCTCACGGGCGCCTTTGTCGGCTTGAGCTCGGCCAAGTTCAGCGGGGAGGCGATCGAGGGGATCGGCTTTGCCATTCCCGGAGACCGGGTGCTCGCTTGGTATCGGAAGGCGAGGGAGAACGCGCAGGAGGGCCGGAAGGCTCCGACCGCGACGCTTGCCGATTTTCTGGTCAGGCGCTTTGGCATTGTCGCCCAGGAGCTGACCGAGGATCTGGCCGCCTCGTTCCGGGTGGCACCGGGGAGCGGCCTCCTGGTCGGATCGGTGGAGAGCGGGAGCCCGGCTGCCGCCGCCGGGATCCAGGCGGGAATGATCGTGGCGGCCATCGGGAATGTCCCGCTCACCGAGCTTGGGGAGCTGCCGCCCGAGCTGGCGAGGATCGGGGCGGGAGCCAAGGTCGCCTTGACCGTTACGCTCGTGGAGCAGCGGGGGCCGATCCTCTTTCAGCGGACGCAGACCGTCGAGGTCGTCGCTCGATAG